One segment of Paenibacillus sp. FSL R7-0337 DNA contains the following:
- a CDS encoding methyl-accepting chemotaxis protein — MKWFGNLKTATKIVSAFLIVSLILAGLGVYSVLSLRSNNMNMKEMYSNNLISVRDLSAAQISYQLNRVYIRDMSNTTDTVKIAEFKQKIADGREEITRKVDNYRPLATTPREVELLASFDQEYAGYEKLFEQALVLAEQDDVAAFNTFVSTQLAVQGQTVLNNLDGLIKVNVELAETANNLSQSAYSSAFILTISVVIAAVILSIIIGYLIARSISRPLMQMLHVATEVANGNLTQQADISTKDEVGQLATALNRMVHNLKELINGIVMNSQSVAASSEQISASTQEIASTSTNQSAAATNITELFKELSLAIDSVASSAEEAAELSNDTVRTAREGGYVVETSLQGMQSVNHQMKQLEDDSSKIGDIIEVIDDIAEQTNLLALNAAIEAARAGEQGRGFAVVADEVRKLAERSSDATKEITKIIKVIQENTKQSVRAVAESVEQASMTSQAFEQIIQMVNTSALKVNEIAAACEEESAQAAEVMDSVQSIAASSEESAAASEETATTCQALALLSEDLAQSAAAFKTH; from the coding sequence ATGAAATGGTTCGGGAATTTGAAAACAGCTACAAAGATCGTCTCCGCTTTTTTGATTGTCTCTTTAATCCTGGCAGGACTTGGAGTCTATTCGGTCTTATCCCTGCGCAGCAACAACATGAATATGAAAGAGATGTACAGCAATAACCTGATTTCCGTCAGAGATCTGTCTGCCGCCCAGATTAGCTATCAGCTTAACCGGGTGTATATCCGTGATATGAGCAATACAACAGATACGGTGAAGATTGCTGAGTTTAAACAAAAAATTGCTGATGGCCGCGAGGAAATCACCCGGAAGGTGGATAACTACCGTCCACTGGCGACGACTCCCCGCGAAGTTGAGCTGCTGGCCTCTTTTGACCAGGAGTATGCAGGCTATGAGAAGCTGTTCGAGCAGGCGCTGGTTCTGGCGGAGCAGGATGATGTCGCTGCCTTCAATACATTTGTGAGCACACAGTTGGCCGTCCAGGGGCAGACCGTGCTGAACAATCTGGATGGCCTGATCAAGGTGAACGTTGAGCTGGCAGAGACGGCAAACAACCTTTCACAGTCTGCGTATTCCTCGGCGTTCATCCTTACGATATCAGTGGTCATCGCGGCGGTTATCCTTAGTATTATAATCGGCTACCTGATCGCAAGATCGATTTCCAGACCCCTGATGCAGATGCTGCATGTGGCTACTGAAGTGGCTAATGGTAATCTGACGCAGCAAGCGGATATATCAACTAAGGATGAAGTCGGACAGCTTGCCACAGCCCTCAACCGGATGGTTCATAACCTGAAGGAATTAATCAACGGGATTGTGATGAATTCACAGAGCGTTGCGGCCTCTTCCGAACAGATCTCAGCAAGCACCCAGGAGATTGCCAGCACCAGCACGAACCAGTCGGCGGCGGCGACCAATATCACCGAGCTGTTCAAGGAGCTGTCGCTGGCGATTGATTCTGTAGCCTCCAGTGCTGAGGAAGCGGCAGAGCTGTCCAATGATACGGTGCGGACCGCCCGCGAAGGCGGATATGTGGTGGAGACTTCGCTGCAGGGGATGCAGAGCGTCAATCACCAGATGAAGCAGCTTGAAGACGACTCCAGCAAAATCGGGGATATCATCGAAGTGATCGACGATATCGCCGAGCAGACCAATCTCCTGGCCCTGAACGCAGCGATTGAAGCGGCACGTGCCGGAGAACAGGGACGCGGCTTCGCCGTGGTGGCGGACGAGGTCCGCAAGCTTGCTGAACGCAGCAGCGATGCCACGAAGGAGATTACAAAGATTATCAAGGTCATCCAGGAGAATACCAAGCAGAGTGTCCGGGCGGTGGCTGAGAGTGTCGAGCAGGCCTCGATGACCAGCCAGGCCTTCGAGCAAATTATTCAGATGGTCAATACCTCCGCACTCAAGGTTAACGAGATTGCTGCCGCCTGCGAAGAGGAATCCGCCCAGGCTGCGGAAGTAATGGACTCGGTTCAGTCCATTGCGGCTTCCAGCGAGGAGTCGGCAGCGGCTTCTGAGGAGACGGCGACAACCTGCCAGGCTCTAGCCCTGCTGTCTGAGGATCTGGCCCAATCGGCAGCCGCATTCAAGACCCATTAA
- a CDS encoding glycoside-pentoside-hexuronide (GPH):cation symporter — protein sequence MSAKVPVAEKLVFSGGLLGQNMLYSFMSMYILFFYTDLLGIPATTASVILVAASIIDACLDPLMGMITDKTRSRWGKFRPYLLFAPCLIALATILCFWDFGGSRTVTVVVATVSYLLWGMLYTVCDTPLWALSSVVSTDPGERTLFVTLGKIGGTLGAVVITIGGIQLLLAFGGERNTQAYLYSAIIIGVIAALSIILTGMLTKERVIPSAEKISFRQNLQTVYKNKPLLTLLASLLIINLVNGIRQSIQLYYVVYVWGDAGYATQVGIALVAGMLLGMIATPPLLRRFAKKKVFIISCILGSVACILPYLLGDHNVLNTLVFFGVSFFFSGMTTIASTSMLLDTIDYSEWKLGFRGEGIVFSTNTFITKFSGAVSRMIIGASLGLLSYVENQPATPQLQHGLSFVMFLLPALCFLAAILPILFYNITEKQRVQILKDLNHSRSL from the coding sequence ATGTCAGCAAAAGTACCTGTGGCCGAAAAACTGGTGTTCTCAGGCGGTCTGCTGGGCCAGAATATGCTCTATAGCTTCATGTCGATGTACATCCTGTTCTTCTACACGGATCTGCTCGGAATTCCGGCAACCACCGCCAGTGTCATTCTGGTGGCAGCAAGCATTATTGATGCTTGTCTTGATCCGCTCATGGGTATGATTACCGACAAAACACGCTCCAGATGGGGGAAATTCCGGCCTTATCTGCTGTTTGCTCCTTGCCTGATCGCGCTGGCGACCATCCTCTGCTTCTGGGACTTCGGCGGCTCCCGGACGGTGACAGTTGTAGTCGCTACCGTCTCTTACCTGCTATGGGGAATGCTGTACACGGTCTGTGACACACCGCTCTGGGCCTTGTCGTCCGTAGTCTCCACCGATCCGGGGGAACGCACCTTATTCGTCACACTGGGCAAAATCGGCGGAACGCTCGGCGCAGTCGTTATCACCATCGGCGGTATCCAGCTTCTGCTCGCCTTCGGCGGAGAACGGAATACGCAGGCTTACCTGTACTCAGCAATCATTATCGGAGTTATCGCGGCACTGTCGATTATTCTGACCGGGATGCTCACCAAGGAACGGGTCATCCCTTCCGCCGAGAAAATCTCATTTCGCCAGAACCTGCAAACAGTGTATAAAAACAAGCCGCTGCTCACCCTGCTCGCCTCCCTCTTGATTATCAACCTGGTGAACGGCATCCGACAGAGTATTCAGCTCTATTATGTGGTCTATGTCTGGGGAGATGCGGGGTATGCCACACAGGTCGGGATCGCTCTGGTGGCCGGTATGCTGCTGGGGATGATCGCTACGCCGCCGCTGCTGCGCCGCTTCGCCAAAAAGAAGGTATTCATTATCTCCTGTATTCTGGGGAGTGTAGCCTGCATTCTGCCTTATCTGCTGGGTGACCATAACGTATTGAACACGCTAGTGTTCTTCGGGGTCAGCTTCTTCTTCTCCGGCATGACAACGATTGCCAGTACCTCAATGCTGCTCGATACGATTGATTATTCGGAATGGAAGCTTGGCTTCCGGGGCGAGGGCATTGTGTTCTCCACGAACACCTTCATTACCAAGTTCAGCGGAGCGGTGTCGCGGATGATTATTGGAGCCAGTCTCGGTCTGCTCAGCTACGTGGAGAATCAGCCGGCGACTCCGCAGCTCCAGCACGGCCTTAGTTTCGTGATGTTCCTGTTGCCTGCTCTCTGCTTCCTGGCCGCTATTCTGCCGATTCTGTTCTACAATATAACGGAGAAGCAGCGGGTGCAGATCCTGAAAGATCTGAATCATAGCCGGTCCCTGTAG
- a CDS encoding PIG-L deacetylase family protein: MDISTLAALMSPPDLSGCRTVLCIQPHPDDNEVGIGGTIASFAQQGCEIHYLTVTNGDLGALDEQLSSAGIAAIRASELEAAGRLLGATVFHQLDHGDGTLEHIPALAGEIAEIIRTVQPDAILCPDPWLSYEAHYDHIVTGRAAAQAVLSSGLPLYPRGTLTRPWQPKAIGFYFTAEPNTVIDITDHFERKFTAMALHVSQFNEEQLAMYRIYFGEQGRQLAEGRGFGLGEGLKVLSPLHLHCFVDARRI; the protein is encoded by the coding sequence ATGGATATATCCACACTAGCAGCGTTGATGTCTCCTCCAGATCTTAGCGGGTGCCGGACGGTATTATGCATACAGCCGCACCCGGACGATAATGAGGTAGGCATCGGCGGCACCATTGCCTCATTCGCGCAGCAGGGCTGCGAGATTCATTATCTTACCGTCACGAACGGAGATCTGGGCGCGCTGGATGAGCAGTTGTCTTCCGCCGGTATCGCCGCCATCCGAGCAAGCGAACTAGAAGCAGCCGGGAGATTGCTGGGAGCGACAGTTTTCCACCAATTGGACCATGGCGACGGAACACTGGAGCATATCCCCGCCCTCGCGGGCGAGATTGCCGAGATCATCCGGACGGTCCAGCCGGATGCGATACTGTGTCCTGATCCTTGGCTGAGCTATGAGGCGCATTATGACCATATCGTTACAGGCAGAGCCGCAGCCCAGGCTGTCTTGTCTTCCGGGCTTCCCCTGTATCCGAGGGGTACCCTTACCCGGCCATGGCAGCCGAAGGCCATCGGCTTCTACTTCACCGCTGAGCCTAATACGGTCATCGACATTACGGACCACTTCGAGCGCAAGTTCACGGCCATGGCCCTGCACGTCAGCCAGTTCAATGAAGAGCAGCTCGCCATGTACCGGATCTATTTCGGCGAGCAAGGCCGCCAGCTGGCCGAAGGCAGAGGCTTTGGGCTGGGCGAAGGGCTGAAGGTGCTGTCACCGCTGCACCTGCATTGCTTTGTGGATGCACGGCGGATTTGA
- a CDS encoding GNAT family N-acetyltransferase produces MLKLDSRDYALAWTLLKEVKINTLFAEGVLSGQTTGSVYVDSLHNPRTFYVAHEYGMSLVYGDSVNEEFNRSLSDYITNKTGHRHSAEWLQADPAGGWDPLIEAMLTEHNSRLDAADSRRMYIQTRVNFTFEPEVYNRAKAQWFRQDAEIVQMDGEGFGEQEGAVIPRYFWLDAERFLASGKGYTLWWEGEQASSAFSAYRTTNQLEIGIESAPGHRGNHFAFSVCCKLIDYCLEQGLEPVWGCRQENVGSYRLAQKLGFKPLLNIPYYRLAELPA; encoded by the coding sequence ATGCTGAAGCTAGATAGCCGGGATTACGCCCTTGCCTGGACGCTGTTAAAGGAAGTGAAGATTAACACCCTGTTCGCTGAAGGCGTTCTGAGCGGGCAGACGACAGGTAGTGTGTATGTGGACTCGCTCCATAACCCCCGTACCTTCTACGTGGCTCATGAATACGGGATGTCGCTGGTCTATGGGGATTCGGTGAATGAGGAGTTTAACCGGAGCTTGTCGGACTATATTACGAACAAGACGGGGCACCGGCATTCAGCAGAATGGCTGCAGGCTGATCCGGCAGGGGGCTGGGACCCGCTGATTGAAGCAATGCTTACTGAGCATAATTCACGGCTTGATGCGGCGGATTCACGCAGAATGTACATACAGACCCGGGTGAATTTTACGTTCGAACCGGAGGTCTATAACCGTGCGAAGGCGCAATGGTTCCGGCAGGATGCGGAGATTGTCCAGATGGACGGAGAAGGATTCGGCGAGCAGGAGGGTGCAGTGATTCCCAGGTATTTCTGGCTTGACGCAGAGCGCTTCCTGGCTTCAGGCAAAGGATACACTTTATGGTGGGAGGGAGAGCAGGCCTCCAGCGCATTCTCGGCTTACCGGACAACGAATCAACTGGAGATTGGAATTGAATCGGCACCGGGTCACCGGGGAAATCATTTTGCCTTCTCAGTGTGCTGCAAGTTAATTGACTACTGTCTGGAGCAGGGACTGGAGCCGGTGTGGGGCTGCCGCCAAGAGAATGTGGGCTCTTACAGACTGGCGCAAAAGCTGGGCTTCAAGCCGCTATTGAACATACCCTACTACCGTTTGGCCGAGCTTCCCGCCTAA
- a CDS encoding MBL fold metallo-hydrolase — MFRVEEVAQGVWAAIVIPGRGAVGNASIIDLGDCTVVVDTFSLPAAARLLRETAENLTGKPVKYIINTHYHGDHHYGNQEFPGSIILSTELTREVLTTHAPPALEEWQEGLQKQITGLQEISNAATDSRLQQALVNEISDKQALLEATPTIRRLRAGMTFRDSLDIHGSSRSLHLFTYGGGHTLSDAMVYVTDVQVLIAGDLVLNRFHPAMLHGFPEAWTTIVERIGREIDFKRLIPGHGEVAGRESIPEMLRYLTEIQEYAAAAARSGESAEHWMAKGIPEPFNTWEGSHIFEWNFRWLFNIYTNS, encoded by the coding sequence ATGTTCAGGGTAGAGGAAGTAGCGCAGGGAGTGTGGGCCGCAATTGTTATTCCGGGCCGGGGCGCGGTAGGCAATGCGTCGATCATCGATCTTGGGGATTGTACAGTCGTAGTAGATACCTTCAGCCTGCCGGCAGCAGCCAGGCTTCTGCGGGAAACGGCCGAGAATCTGACAGGGAAGCCGGTCAAGTACATAATTAATACTCATTATCACGGGGATCATCATTACGGTAATCAGGAGTTTCCAGGCAGCATCATTCTATCAACAGAGCTCACCCGTGAGGTGCTGACAACCCATGCACCACCTGCTCTGGAGGAATGGCAGGAAGGTCTGCAGAAGCAGATCACAGGATTACAGGAGATAAGCAATGCTGCTACGGATTCCCGTCTACAGCAAGCGCTCGTTAATGAAATATCCGACAAACAGGCGTTGTTGGAGGCCACGCCAACAATCCGCAGACTGAGAGCAGGGATGACCTTCAGGGATAGTCTGGATATTCACGGATCATCGCGTTCCCTGCATCTGTTCACGTATGGCGGCGGTCATACCCTCAGCGATGCTATGGTGTACGTTACAGATGTTCAGGTGCTGATCGCAGGAGATCTGGTTCTGAACAGATTCCACCCGGCGATGCTCCATGGATTCCCGGAAGCATGGACAACTATTGTAGAGCGGATTGGCAGGGAGATTGATTTCAAACGGCTGATTCCCGGTCATGGGGAGGTTGCCGGACGGGAGAGCATCCCTGAAATGCTACGCTATCTCACAGAGATCCAGGAGTATGCTGCAGCAGCAGCCCGAAGCGGGGAAAGTGCAGAGCACTGGATGGCCAAGGGAATCCCGGAGCCTTTTAATACATGGGAGGGCTCTCATATCTTCGAGTGGAATTTCCGCTGGCTGTTCAATATCTATACTAATTCCTAA
- a CDS encoding asparaginase: MINTIPEVNFEASPYYNPGLKNVVILATGGTIAGSGEAHKTLNYEPGALPVQDLLDSVPHLERLANCAGVQVSNLCSADITSEHWLTLATYINTLVLREDVHGFVITHGTDTLDETSYFLNLVIKTDKPVIITGSMRPATAISADGPLNLYQSVALAANPEASGQGVMVVFAEGIYSGRDVQKVNTFKANAFDERDFGCLGYMRDSHAFFYTRTLKRHTTATQFDVSVIQELPEVSVAYFHVDANPGILDYLATVSKGIVIAGAGGGIYSKPWIDKVGELKNNNIPVVRCSRISSGITLKDSYIDLSANSIPCNSLVPQKARILLSLALTQTTGYDEIAAMFNEY, from the coding sequence ATGATTAATACTATTCCTGAAGTGAATTTCGAGGCTTCCCCTTACTATAATCCCGGCCTCAAAAATGTAGTCATCCTCGCCACCGGCGGTACGATTGCCGGCAGCGGCGAAGCCCATAAAACCTTGAATTACGAGCCCGGCGCCCTGCCCGTGCAGGACCTGCTGGATAGTGTGCCGCATCTGGAACGGCTGGCGAACTGCGCCGGGGTACAGGTCAGCAATCTGTGCAGCGCTGATATTACCAGCGAACACTGGCTTACCCTGGCAACCTACATTAACACGCTTGTGCTCAGGGAGGATGTGCACGGATTCGTCATTACCCACGGCACCGACACCCTGGATGAGACGTCCTACTTCCTGAACCTGGTGATCAAGACCGACAAGCCGGTAATCATTACCGGCTCTATGCGTCCGGCTACCGCAATCAGCGCCGATGGCCCTCTGAATCTGTATCAGTCCGTAGCGCTGGCAGCGAATCCTGAGGCCTCCGGCCAAGGCGTGATGGTTGTCTTTGCTGAGGGCATTTATAGCGGGCGGGATGTGCAAAAGGTGAACACCTTCAAGGCCAACGCCTTCGATGAGCGCGATTTCGGCTGCCTGGGATATATGCGTGACAGCCATGCCTTTTTCTATACGCGCACCCTGAAGCGGCATACCACCGCAACCCAGTTCGATGTATCTGTAATCCAGGAGCTGCCCGAAGTGTCCGTAGCTTATTTCCATGTGGATGCCAATCCCGGAATTCTGGATTATCTGGCTACGGTCTCCAAGGGGATTGTCATTGCCGGAGCAGGCGGAGGGATCTACAGCAAGCCTTGGATTGACAAGGTGGGGGAGCTGAAGAACAATAACATCCCGGTAGTCCGCTGCTCGCGGATTTCCAGCGGAATTACACTCAAGGATTCCTACATTGATTTGTCTGCCAATTCTATTCCCTGCAACAGCCTGGTCCCGCAAAAAGCCAGAATCCTGCTCTCCCTCGCCCTGACGCAAACTACCGGCTACGATGAAATAGCCGCAATGTTCAACGAGTACTAA
- a CDS encoding HAMP domain-containing sensor histidine kinase, with the protein MAERLNLRMKKLKLVHQINFAFGLSLLLVLSITGVMIHYVLMDHFIGTEQEGLRTLGASLTASLEQAPFTEGGAFTLGKSEPLTAPYPTLSSGVQAIVSDQQGNVVSGNLPALPVQSGVTVDVTAMKQGSLQSLWDGNDPRYLVQVNTLPQGKLTLLTPVSRIKAIEQSLLKRLILVFAAGAAVMLLFSLFITRKLIHPLINLRQELGKVKNRRFAEVNLIRAGGEIGSVARAVYEMAGELHRFNRVQKQFFQNASHELKSPLMSIAGYAEGIRDGVFEGEGIRKGLDIILSESGRLRDLVSEMTLLAKLDSEEDIYKAEDTDLEELLSEAVERVNPLLAARKLSLHPVVSGDHGGMVRADRDKLLQALLNVLSNAARYAGKRIEVEVHTSRGRIVLTVADDGPGIAEELLPSLFHRFVKGKNGESGLGLAIARAIVERCGGELSARNRPEGGAVFTFEFPPSAGSV; encoded by the coding sequence ATGGCGGAAAGGCTAAACCTGCGGATGAAAAAGCTGAAGCTGGTGCATCAGATCAACTTTGCTTTTGGGCTGTCTCTGCTGCTGGTCCTGTCCATCACGGGAGTGATGATCCATTATGTGCTGATGGACCATTTCATTGGCACGGAGCAAGAGGGATTAAGGACGCTGGGTGCTTCCCTTACCGCGAGTCTGGAGCAGGCTCCATTCACCGAAGGAGGTGCATTCACATTGGGGAAAAGCGAGCCGCTTACGGCTCCATATCCTACGCTCTCCAGCGGAGTACAGGCCATCGTGAGCGACCAGCAGGGGAATGTGGTCTCGGGAAATCTCCCGGCTCTGCCCGTGCAGTCCGGGGTAACGGTGGATGTCACAGCTATGAAGCAGGGGAGCCTGCAGAGCTTATGGGATGGCAATGATCCGCGTTATCTGGTGCAGGTCAACACGCTTCCCCAAGGTAAGCTCACCCTGCTGACGCCTGTCAGCAGAATCAAGGCCATCGAGCAGTCACTCTTGAAACGGCTGATTCTTGTCTTTGCTGCGGGAGCGGCAGTAATGCTTCTGTTCAGCCTGTTCATTACGCGGAAGCTGATTCATCCGCTGATCAACCTGCGTCAGGAGCTGGGGAAAGTGAAAAACCGCCGGTTTGCCGAGGTGAATCTGATCCGGGCAGGCGGTGAAATCGGATCTGTCGCCAGGGCGGTATACGAGATGGCCGGTGAGCTGCACCGGTTCAACCGGGTGCAGAAGCAGTTTTTCCAGAATGCTTCGCATGAGCTGAAATCTCCGCTGATGTCGATAGCCGGTTATGCGGAGGGCATTAGGGATGGGGTATTTGAAGGAGAAGGCATCCGTAAAGGACTGGATATTATTCTGAGTGAAAGCGGGCGCTTACGTGACCTGGTCAGCGAAATGACTCTTCTGGCGAAGCTGGACAGTGAAGAGGATATTTATAAGGCGGAGGATACGGATCTGGAGGAGCTGCTGAGCGAGGCGGTGGAGCGGGTCAATCCGCTGCTGGCGGCAAGGAAGCTGTCGCTGCATCCGGTAGTCTCCGGGGACCACGGGGGGATGGTAAGAGCGGACCGGGATAAGCTGCTGCAAGCTCTGCTGAACGTATTGTCCAATGCGGCCCGATATGCCGGGAAGCGTATTGAAGTAGAGGTGCATACAAGCAGGGGGAGGATTGTATTAACGGTTGCTGACGATGGTCCGGGCATTGCAGAGGAGCTGCTGCCCAGCCTGTTTCACAGGTTCGTCAAAGGGAAAAATGGCGAATCCGGGCTGGGACTCGCCATCGCACGTGCTATTGTGGAACGCTGCGGCGGAGAGCTTAGTGCCCGGAACCGCCCGGAGGGCGGCGCAGTCTTCACCTTTGAGTTCCCGCCATCTGCGGGCAGCGTTTAG
- a CDS encoding response regulator transcription factor has translation MNNQTVIAVVDDDENIRNLVEAYLHKENYRTVGLGSAEEAWDLWRNDPPGMWVLDIMLPGMDGYELCRRIRDEAEVPIIMISAKDNEVDKILGLELGSDDYLVKPFSPRELVARINRQLKRWERLHPSPSAAALPAVHSGIELGSLLLHPTERRSFWQGAEVELTSKEFLMLMVFAGSPNRAFTREELLGHVWGEDYFGSDRAVDHLIKRIRKKMDGLPLESVWGHGYRMREVQE, from the coding sequence ATGAACAATCAAACGGTCATTGCTGTTGTGGACGATGACGAGAATATACGCAATCTGGTGGAAGCTTATTTACATAAGGAGAATTACCGGACGGTTGGACTTGGAAGTGCCGAGGAGGCGTGGGATTTATGGAGGAATGATCCTCCCGGCATGTGGGTGCTCGATATTATGCTTCCGGGAATGGACGGCTATGAGCTGTGCAGGCGTATCCGCGATGAGGCGGAGGTGCCGATTATTATGATCTCTGCCAAGGATAATGAAGTGGATAAAATCCTGGGTCTGGAGCTTGGCAGCGACGATTATCTGGTCAAGCCCTTCAGTCCCCGTGAGCTGGTAGCCCGGATTAACCGCCAGTTGAAAAGGTGGGAACGCCTTCACCCCTCTCCGTCTGCGGCTGCTCTGCCTGCAGTGCATTCAGGGATAGAGCTGGGAAGTCTGCTGCTGCATCCTACGGAGAGAAGATCCTTCTGGCAAGGAGCTGAAGTGGAGCTGACCAGCAAGGAATTCCTGATGCTGATGGTCTTTGCGGGAAGTCCGAACCGGGCCTTTACGCGCGAAGAGCTGCTGGGCCATGTCTGGGGAGAGGATTATTTCGGCAGCGACCGCGCTGTCGACCATCTGATCAAGCGTATCCGCAAAAAAATGGACGGCCTGCCGCTGGAATCGGTCTGGGGACACGGCTACCGTATGAGAGAGGTGCAGGAATGA
- a CDS encoding cupin domain-containing protein yields the protein MLDPVLQAPDLKLAADSNQVLNYKRDANNYITQLFGEQLPAIRNGFFNAHMSRGFIVQPHWHTNVTEMIFVISGELIASVFDPFTQKLMTYHLKAGQIAVFPKGWFHWILAESEQAHFLAIFDAPTPDIVYGSDFLRAVPKEVIQRAYCINEEEYAMAVAPLKESIILGPPPGCAAPGSAGEMNMGPPAKSMPAYAAQQPAAAFYPYPMYPRR from the coding sequence ATGCTAGATCCAGTATTGCAGGCACCGGACCTGAAGCTTGCCGCCGATTCTAATCAGGTGCTTAATTATAAGCGGGATGCGAACAATTATATTACGCAGCTTTTTGGCGAACAGCTTCCGGCGATACGCAACGGGTTCTTCAATGCCCATATGAGCAGAGGCTTCATTGTTCAGCCGCACTGGCACACGAATGTGACGGAGATGATCTTCGTGATTAGCGGGGAGCTAATTGCCTCCGTGTTCGATCCGTTCACCCAGAAGCTAATGACCTATCATCTGAAGGCCGGACAAATTGCTGTCTTCCCGAAGGGCTGGTTCCACTGGATTCTGGCCGAGAGCGAACAAGCCCATTTCCTGGCGATCTTCGATGCGCCGACACCGGATATTGTGTATGGTTCAGACTTCCTGCGGGCTGTGCCCAAAGAGGTCATCCAACGCGCTTATTGTATTAATGAAGAGGAGTACGCCATGGCTGTGGCTCCGCTGAAGGAATCGATTATTCTTGGACCCCCTCCGGGCTGCGCCGCCCCAGGATCTGCCGGGGAAATGAATATGGGCCCGCCCGCCAAAAGTATGCCCGCCTACGCAGCCCAACAACCGGCTGCTGCATTCTACCCTTATCCGATGTATCCCCGCCGTTAG
- a CDS encoding methyl-accepting chemotaxis protein, protein MSTEYELEHESEQEIGQESEMEQLRKALEVSLPLVQRLFPLDVMFALADRDKFIYYLQGKELIAKIELGSPVPPSGGIRAALESGEEVSTTIPREIYGIPFKSSSTPIRDRNGVVTGVFTIGISLSNQVTLSDAANALAVTSDEISSTSVEIAGTASDLANTVGDLKELGQKVVEDLQQTDEILDFIRKVADNSNLLGLNAAIEAAHAAEHGRGFGIVAQEIRKMSVSSASSAKDIAGILQMIKQKINQMDAVLTDCLAQSERQAAATEEITASMQQLAASAVEIESIARLI, encoded by the coding sequence ATGAGTACAGAATATGAATTAGAACACGAATCCGAACAGGAAATAGGACAAGAATCAGAAATGGAGCAGCTGCGGAAGGCGCTTGAAGTATCTTTGCCCCTGGTGCAGCGGCTGTTCCCGCTGGATGTAATGTTTGCCTTGGCAGATCGGGACAAGTTCATTTATTATCTGCAAGGGAAGGAATTGATAGCCAAGATTGAACTGGGTTCTCCGGTACCGCCCAGCGGGGGAATCCGGGCTGCGCTGGAGAGCGGGGAAGAAGTTAGCACTACGATTCCAAGAGAAATCTACGGAATCCCTTTTAAATCGTCATCCACGCCTATCCGGGACCGGAACGGGGTTGTGACAGGGGTATTCACGATCGGAATCAGCCTCAGTAATCAGGTAACGCTCAGCGATGCAGCGAATGCGCTGGCAGTGACCTCTGATGAGATCAGCTCGACTTCGGTAGAGATTGCGGGCACGGCCTCGGATCTGGCGAATACCGTCGGCGATCTGAAGGAGCTGGGCCAGAAGGTGGTTGAGGACCTGCAGCAGACGGACGAGATTCTCGATTTCATCCGCAAGGTAGCAGATAATTCCAACCTGCTCGGGCTCAATGCAGCGATTGAAGCGGCGCATGCCGCTGAGCATGGACGGGGCTTCGGTATCGTGGCCCAGGAAATCCGCAAAATGTCAGTGTCCAGTGCTTCATCGGCGAAGGATATTGCCGGCATTCTGCAGATGATCAAGCAGAAGATTAACCAGATGGATGCCGTGCTTACGGATTGTCTGGCGCAAAGCGAACGTCAGGCCGCAGCCACAGAGGAGATTACCGCCTCCATGCAGCAGCTCGCAGCTTCCGCCGTGGAGATTGAGAGTATCGCTCGTCTGATCTAG